CGGCGTAGGCCAGCCCAAGCCCGTCCGCGGGCGTGAGCAGCCGCGGCAGGCCGCCGTCGCGCGCGGTGCGCAGCGCCTGCGCCTGCACGCTGTTGTAGGGGGGGATGATGCAGCAGTACGAGATGTCGAAGCCCACGCAGTGCATCCCCAGCTCGTAGTTGACGAAGATCGCGAACTCCCCCTGCGGGTCGTACGCCGGCGCTCCGGCGGCCGAAGTCACCGGCGCGAGGCGGCCGAGGGCGAACGGCGGGCCGGCGTCGGCGGACGTACCTGCGGGCGCGCCCGCGGGCGGACCGGCGGACACGCCGCCGGCCGCCAGGAGCGCCGCGAGCCATGCGGCCGCGATCGCGCCGCGCCCCGCCAGCCGCGCGCTCATCGGCGTCATGCTCACTTTCCGAAGGGACAGACCGGGAAGCGGCAGACCTCGCAGCGCAGGCACAGCCCGCCGTGGCCGAGCGCCGCCAGCTCCCGGCGGCCGATGCGCTCGCCGGCGAGCAGGCGCGGCAGCAGCAGGTCGAAGACCGTCGCCTCGTGGGCGAGCGCGCACGCGGGCAGCCCGACGAACGGCACCTCGCCGCCGTCCCAGGGCACGTAGGCGATCTGGCACATCGAGCCGGGGAGCGCGGCGGCGCCGTAGGAGACCCCGCGCGCTCCGAGGCGCGCCGCCGCGAAACGCGTCCGGTCGTCAGGGTCCACGGACATCCCGGCGGTCGCCACGAGCAGGTTCGCCCCCGCCTCGAGCAGCGCCCGCAGCGCCGCGGCGATCTCGCCCTCGTCGTCGGCTACGACCCGAACGCCCGCGATCTCCCCGCCGAGGGCCTCGGCCTTGCGGGCGAGCAGCGGCCCGAACCCGTCCTTGACGAGGCCGTGCGCGACCTCGCTCCCCGTGACGACGACGCCGACGCGCGGGCGCGCCAGCGCGAGCACGCGCACGACGCCGCCGCCCGCCGCGCGCACGGCCTCGCGCACCACCGACTCGCTCACCGCGAGCGGGATCGCGCGCGTCCCGGCCACCCGCTCGCCGCGCCGAACCCGGGTGCCGTCGTGCAGCGTCGCGCACATGACCTCGCCCAGCAGGTTGAACGCCAGCAGGGCCTCGCGGTCCACGGTGAGCATGCCGTCGCGCGCAGCGACGAGGTCGATCCTCCCTTCGCGTGCGGGCCCGGCCCGCTCCACGCCCTCGCCGGCGAGGGCACCGGCGAGCGCCTCCGCGGCCGCGTCCTCGTGCAGGTCGCCGTCGGCCAGCTCCAGGACGTACAGGTACTCCTTCCCGCAGCGGCGCAGCCGCGCGACGTCGGTCTCGCGCACGATGTGCCCGCGCGCGAACGCCCGGCCCTTGGAGACGCCCGGCACGATCTCGGTCACGTCGTGGGCCAGTGCCAGCCCGACGGCGCGGTCCACGGGGACCGTCCGCACGCGGCTGCCGCCCGGGAGCGTGCCCTCACGCATGGGCGCCTCGCGCGCGGGCGGGGGCCGCGGCGGCGCACGCGAGCTGCGCGCACGCCGCCTCGTAGTCCTCCCAGCGGTCCATGTCGAAGAGCACGCCCGGGTCCTCGACCGGGCACTCGCGGACCTCCCCCATGTGCGCGTCGCGCACGCCGCGCATGGTGGCCCCGGCGAGGACCTCCCGCAGGAACGACGCGGGGAAGACCACGGGGTGCCCGCGTCGGCCGCGGTGCGCGGGGATGTGAATGCACTCCGGGCGCGCGCGGTGCGCGGCCGCCAGCGCGCGCACGCTCTCCGCCGCCACGAGCGGGTGGTCGGCGAGCGCGACGAGCACGCCGGTCGCGCCCGCCTCGACCGCGCAGAGGCCGGAGCGCACCGAGTCGGCCATCTCGCCGCCGGCGGCCGGGTTGACCGCCACCGTCACGGCGAAGCCGTCGAGCGCCGCCCGCGCGTCGATGCCCGGCGCGAGCACGACCACCGTCTGGGCGAGGCCGGCGGCGCCGAGGGTCTCGAGGCAGCGGCTGAGCACGGGCCGCCCGCCGAGAGGCAGCAGCTGCTTGAGCCGCCCCTCACCCATCCGGCGCGAGGATCCCGCCGCCAGGAGCAGCCCCACCAGGCGCGATTCCATGTCCCCTCCTGATCCGTATCAACTGGGCGACGATGCTCACCGCGATCTCCTCGGGGGTGACCGAGCCGATCGCGACCCCGGCCGGCGTGGCGACCCGCGCGCACTGCTCGGGCTCGAACCCCTCCTCGAGCAGGTGGCGCAGCAGCAGCTCCTTCTTCGTGCGGCTGCCGACCAGCCCGACGTAGCGCGCCGGCGTGCGCAGTGCGGCGCGCACCGCCGTGAAGTCGTGCTGGTGCCCGCGCGTGGCCACGAGGATGAAGGCGCCGCGGTCCACCCCGAGCTTCTCCACGCTCTCGGCGAAGCCGCCGCACACGACCTCGTGCGCGTCCGGGACCCGCGCCGGGCTGGCGTACTCGGGCCGGTCGTCGACGATCGTCACGCGAAAGCCGGCGAAGCGCGCCGCCTGCGCGAGGGCCCGGCCGACGTGGCCGGCGCCGAGGACGATCAGGCGCGGCCGGGGCGCCAGCGGCTCGACGAAGACCGTGACGGCGCCGCCGCACACGAGGCTGCCGACGCCCTCGGAAAGATCGAAGGAGATGGTCCGCGGCACGCCGTCGAGGAGCGCCGCCCGCGCGCTCCTCACCACGTCGGCCTCCAGGCAGCCGCCGCCGAGGGTCCCGACGAGCGGCCCCTCTTCCGGGACCAGCAGCTTGGCGCCCGGCTTCTGCGGCGTGGAGCCCTGGCACTGCACGAGCGTCGCCAGCGCGACGGGCGTGCCGTCGCGCCGCAGCCGCACGATCTCCTCGAAGATGTCGCGATCGTTCTCCCGCACGTCGCCTCTTCAGCCCTTGCGCGCCTTGAGCACCGTCTGCGGCGCCAGCGGCAGGCTGCGCACGCGGATGCCGGTCGCGGCAAACAGCGCGTTGGCGACCGCCGGGGCCACCGGCGGCACGCCCGGCTCGCCGACGCCGCCGACCGGCCCGCCGCCCGGCACGAGGTGCACCTCGATCCGCGGCGCCTCCGCCATGCGCAGGACCGGGTAGTCGTCGAAGTTCGCGCTGCCCGTCCCCCCGC
The nucleotide sequence above comes from bacterium. Encoded proteins:
- a CDS encoding molybdopterin-binding protein, yielding MREGTLPGGSRVRTVPVDRAVGLALAHDVTEIVPGVSKGRAFARGHIVRETDVARLRRCGKEYLYVLELADGDLHEDAAAEALAGALAGEGVERAGPAREGRIDLVAARDGMLTVDREALLAFNLLGEVMCATLHDGTRVRRGERVAGTRAIPLAVSESVVREAVRAAGGGVVRVLALARPRVGVVVTGSEVAHGLVKDGFGPLLARKAEALGGEIAGVRVVADDEGEIAAALRALLEAGANLLVATAGMSVDPDDRTRFAAARLGARGVSYGAAALPGSMCQIAYVPWDGGEVPFVGLPACALAHEATVFDLLLPRLLAGERIGRRELAALGHGGLCLRCEVCRFPVCPFGK
- a CDS encoding nucleotidyltransferase family protein, with protein sequence MESRLVGLLLAAGSSRRMGEGRLKQLLPLGGRPVLSRCLETLGAAGLAQTVVVLAPGIDARAALDGFAVTVAVNPAAGGEMADSVRSGLCAVEAGATGVLVALADHPLVAAESVRALAAAHRARPECIHIPAHRGRRGHPVVFPASFLREVLAGATMRGVRDAHMGEVRECPVEDPGVLFDMDRWEDYEAACAQLACAAAAPARARGAHA
- a CDS encoding XdhC/CoxI family protein: MRENDRDIFEEIVRLRRDGTPVALATLVQCQGSTPQKPGAKLLVPEEGPLVGTLGGGCLEADVVRSARAALLDGVPRTISFDLSEGVGSLVCGGAVTVFVEPLAPRPRLIVLGAGHVGRALAQAARFAGFRVTIVDDRPEYASPARVPDAHEVVCGGFAESVEKLGVDRGAFILVATRGHQHDFTAVRAALRTPARYVGLVGSRTKKELLLRHLLEEGFEPEQCARVATPAGVAIGSVTPEEIAVSIVAQLIRIRRGHGIAPGGAAPGGGILAPDG